In Trichocoleus desertorum NBK24, the following are encoded in one genomic region:
- a CDS encoding YdcF family protein: MFIFLSKLLPLFLYPLGLTCLLLVVALLTFWKRPRTAAGAIALALTILLLGGNGWVANQLVRSLEWQNLPAAELPTADAIVVLGGATKSSAKPRPGVDLSEAGDRVVYGAQLYREGKAPLLILSGGRINWRGGGSPESADMAALMQSWGVPQSAILQDPRSLNTYENAVNVKQILKSHQLKRILLVTSAMHMPRSRLIFRRQGIEAVPAPTDFLVTELEVQELQSSPESFLLNLLPDADRLQQSSRVLKEYLGLVIYRLRGWL; the protein is encoded by the coding sequence ATGTTCATATTTCTATCAAAGCTGCTGCCTTTATTTTTGTATCCGCTAGGGCTGACTTGTCTGCTTTTAGTCGTGGCCTTGTTGACGTTTTGGAAGCGTCCCCGGACTGCGGCTGGTGCGATCGCCCTTGCCCTCACCATTTTGCTATTGGGAGGGAATGGTTGGGTTGCTAATCAGTTGGTGCGATCGCTAGAGTGGCAAAATTTACCCGCAGCAGAACTACCAACCGCAGATGCGATCGTCGTCTTGGGTGGTGCTACCAAGTCTAGCGCCAAGCCCCGACCGGGAGTGGATTTGAGCGAAGCAGGCGATCGCGTCGTTTATGGGGCACAACTGTATCGAGAAGGCAAAGCCCCGCTCCTGATTCTGAGCGGCGGGCGGATTAACTGGCGAGGTGGGGGATCTCCAGAATCGGCTGATATGGCGGCTCTGATGCAAAGTTGGGGCGTACCCCAGTCGGCAATTCTGCAAGACCCGCGATCGCTGAATACCTACGAGAATGCCGTTAATGTGAAGCAAATCCTAAAATCTCACCAGCTTAAGCGGATCTTGCTCGTCACCTCAGCCATGCATATGCCGCGATCGCGACTGATTTTCCGGCGTCAGGGAATTGAAGCTGTTCCAGCTCCAACCGACTTTTTAGTCACAGAGCTAGAAGTGCAAGAGTTGCAGAGTAGCCCAGAATCGTTCTTACTCAATCTGCTGCCTGATGCCGATCGACTCCAACAATCTTCTCGCGTTCTGAAGGAGTATTTGGGACTGGTTATTTATCGCCTACGAGGTTGGTTGTAA
- a CDS encoding ferredoxin-thioredoxin reductase variable chain yields the protein MKVGDRVRVKESVIVYHHPDHRNQAFDIKGQEGEVIAVVTEWHGRPVSANLPIQVKFDKKFRAHLHEAEIEVTA from the coding sequence ATGAAAGTTGGCGATCGCGTTCGCGTCAAAGAATCCGTCATTGTGTACCATCACCCTGACCATCGCAATCAAGCATTTGATATTAAAGGTCAGGAAGGCGAAGTGATAGCTGTGGTAACAGAGTGGCATGGGCGACCTGTCAGTGCCAACTTACCCATTCAGGTCAAATTTGACAAAAAATTCCGTGCTCACCTGCACGAAGCAGAAATAGAAGTCACAGCCTAA
- a CDS encoding PP2C family serine/threonine-protein phosphatase, with amino-acid sequence MSSSELKISCPNLACANPQNPLGQKLCDSCETPLIYRYLWASGSGATQRSPGELVLGRYYVVMPQVWLDTQPGLLPHLPQVWPDELAAYLHLYPQRLHVPELYGFAASQEGMAEWDIVLLDSAPLDSQGNLHPSMAEVWPQTTSMRQVYWLWQLLQLWQPLSEQGVASSLMLPENLRVEGWRVRLRELYADAPEASGQARSLLNRKLPQPPTLEEFGEFLFAWASEAQVVVANPLQIVLHPLRTGEASLTTVATQLNQLLLEQSSQLPLHLKLLGESDTGKQRSLNEDAYFPTVADLREGQARPKEKLVPHLAIVCDGIGGHEGGEVASQLAVRSLKLQIRAFLAEVEEQEELLSPELIMEQLEAAIRVVNNLISAQNDTQGRESRQRMGTTLVMALQLPQRVRLTSGATADNAHELYIANVGDSRAYWITPHYCHRLTLDDDVTTREVRLGRSLYREALQRPDAGALTQALGTRDADFLRPTVQRFIVEEDGLLLLCSDGLSDNGLIERAWVDYAEPVLQGKLSLSAAVQALVDLANQHNGYDNTSVVLMHCRVSSDFQLNWFDPKRGTTNATGNWPSDMSEASKALLYGESDETSAPVTGAPVGTVTRKRNRFVVLSLLILLAAGGTAGLIAWSQLNPQSFQQLRQRLPNPLNQTLPPSSPTN; translated from the coding sequence ATGAGCAGTTCTGAGCTAAAAATTTCTTGCCCCAACCTAGCCTGTGCTAATCCGCAGAATCCGCTAGGCCAGAAGCTCTGTGACAGTTGTGAAACGCCGCTCATCTATCGTTATCTTTGGGCCAGTGGCAGCGGTGCGACTCAGCGATCGCCGGGAGAGTTGGTTCTAGGTCGATACTATGTGGTGATGCCGCAAGTTTGGCTCGACACCCAGCCCGGACTGCTGCCTCACCTCCCCCAAGTCTGGCCCGATGAGCTAGCCGCTTATCTACACCTCTATCCGCAACGATTGCATGTGCCAGAGTTATATGGATTTGCTGCCAGCCAGGAAGGTATGGCTGAGTGGGATATTGTGCTACTAGACAGTGCCCCGCTCGACTCCCAAGGCAACTTACACCCCTCTATGGCCGAGGTATGGCCGCAAACCACTTCCATGCGGCAGGTGTATTGGTTGTGGCAATTGCTGCAACTGTGGCAACCACTATCCGAGCAAGGTGTGGCCTCTAGCTTAATGCTTCCAGAAAATCTGCGGGTAGAAGGCTGGCGGGTGCGACTACGAGAGCTGTATGCCGATGCACCTGAAGCTTCGGGTCAAGCGCGATCGCTCTTAAATCGCAAGTTGCCACAGCCCCCGACCCTAGAGGAATTTGGCGAATTTCTTTTTGCCTGGGCTTCGGAAGCTCAAGTGGTCGTCGCCAATCCCCTACAAATCGTTTTGCACCCATTACGCACTGGGGAAGCCTCGCTCACCACTGTAGCCACGCAGCTCAATCAATTATTGCTAGAACAATCCTCTCAATTGCCTCTACATCTCAAGTTGCTGGGGGAATCGGATACAGGCAAGCAGCGATCGCTGAACGAAGATGCTTATTTCCCCACGGTGGCCGACCTGCGGGAAGGACAAGCCCGCCCTAAAGAAAAATTAGTGCCCCACTTGGCGATCGTCTGTGATGGCATTGGCGGTCATGAAGGCGGTGAAGTGGCAAGTCAGTTGGCGGTGCGATCGCTCAAATTACAAATTCGTGCCTTTCTCGCTGAGGTAGAAGAGCAAGAAGAACTGCTGTCCCCAGAATTAATTATGGAGCAGCTAGAAGCCGCCATTCGCGTCGTGAACAACCTAATTTCGGCCCAAAACGATACTCAAGGGCGAGAGTCACGGCAGCGGATGGGAACCACCTTAGTCATGGCCCTGCAATTACCGCAACGAGTCAGACTGACCTCAGGCGCAACCGCAGACAATGCGCATGAACTATACATTGCCAATGTGGGCGACAGCCGCGCTTACTGGATCACCCCTCACTACTGCCATCGCTTGACGCTAGACGACGACGTGACCACCAGAGAAGTTCGCTTAGGCCGCAGCCTCTATCGCGAAGCGCTACAAAGACCCGACGCAGGCGCTTTAACGCAAGCCCTAGGCACCAGAGATGCCGATTTTCTCCGACCTACAGTACAGCGTTTTATTGTCGAAGAAGATGGGCTACTTTTGCTCTGCTCTGATGGCTTGAGCGACAACGGTTTAATCGAGCGAGCCTGGGTTGATTACGCCGAACCTGTGCTGCAAGGTAAATTATCTTTGTCTGCCGCAGTTCAAGCCTTGGTTGATTTAGCCAACCAACACAACGGCTATGACAACACTTCTGTCGTGTTGATGCACTGTCGAGTCTCTTCCGACTTCCAGCTCAACTGGTTCGATCCCAAACGAGGAACGACCAATGCCACGGGCAATTGGCCCTCAGACATGTCCGAAGCCTCCAAGGCGCTACTCTATGGCGAATCAGATGAAACTTCAGCCCCCGTCACTGGTGCTCCGGTCGGCACGGTAACTCGCAAGCGCAACCGCTTCGTCGTCCTCAGCTTATTAATCCTGTTGGCGGCTGGAGGAACCGCTGGTTTAATTGCTTGGTCGCAACTCAATCCCCAAAGCTTCCAACAACTACGGCAACGCCTGCCCAACCCCCTAAATCAAACGTTACCCCCCAGTTCCCCTACCAATTGA
- a CDS encoding CHAD domain-containing protein, which translates to MQIQTSEKLATLGEYAHAAIQQHFKKSIKPEAAVLQDSEPENLHQMRVGMRRLRTALQVFGPALDLPKATNIPRISKIAKKLGAVRDLDVLQDELKNRYYPSLKKPEQKQLDAIFKKLQKQRSHHFSELEKTLHRGHYQKFKKAFSHWVKQPQYQAIANEPILKVLPDLLLPLISQLLLHPGWLVGATLGQTQYSSKLDAKTVQALLVKQEAQLHDLRKQLKRVRYQTEFFTDFYEPAYAAQVEDFKNIQEVLGQIQDYSVLSEFLSTEVESDLATALPSLNEQIQQRKLQLWQSWQPIQRRYLDPDFRNALRLQVMHPVVSNISSTSEVVVAVGVNGRA; encoded by the coding sequence ATGCAAATTCAGACATCAGAAAAACTGGCAACCTTGGGAGAATATGCTCACGCGGCAATTCAACAGCACTTCAAAAAGTCTATAAAGCCTGAAGCAGCCGTTCTGCAAGACTCGGAGCCAGAAAATTTACATCAAATGCGAGTTGGGATGCGTCGGCTCCGGACTGCTCTGCAAGTGTTTGGCCCCGCTTTAGATTTACCCAAGGCAACTAATATTCCTCGGATTAGTAAAATTGCTAAAAAGCTAGGAGCAGTTCGAGACTTAGACGTACTTCAAGACGAGTTAAAAAATCGTTACTATCCTTCACTTAAAAAGCCAGAACAAAAACAGTTAGATGCCATCTTCAAAAAACTGCAAAAGCAGCGATCGCATCACTTTTCGGAGCTAGAAAAAACCCTTCATCGCGGACATTATCAAAAGTTCAAAAAAGCCTTTTCCCATTGGGTTAAACAACCGCAATATCAGGCGATCGCGAATGAACCCATTCTTAAAGTTCTCCCCGATTTGTTACTGCCTCTCATTAGTCAATTGCTGCTGCATCCCGGTTGGCTAGTCGGAGCAACCCTAGGCCAAACTCAATACTCATCCAAGTTAGATGCCAAAACCGTTCAAGCCTTGCTGGTAAAACAGGAGGCCCAACTGCATGATCTGCGCAAGCAACTTAAGCGAGTGCGCTATCAAACAGAATTCTTTACTGACTTTTATGAGCCTGCCTATGCAGCCCAAGTCGAAGACTTCAAAAATATTCAGGAAGTGCTAGGTCAAATTCAAGATTATTCAGTTTTGAGTGAGTTCCTGAGCACCGAGGTAGAGTCAGACTTGGCGACAGCGCTACCCAGCTTGAACGAGCAGATTCAACAAAGAAAACTACAACTGTGGCAAAGTTGGCAACCGATCCAACGGCGCTACCTCGATCCTGATTTCCGTAATGCGCTGCGGCTGCAAGTGATGCATCCCGTCGTATCCAATATCAGCTCTACCTCAGAAGTGGTTGTGGCCGTGGGGGTTAATGGTAGAGCGTAG
- a CDS encoding NfeD family protein produces the protein MAFSPTVLWLLIGVGFCLVELLVPTAFISSVMGVSALIVALISLVLPQLSWQIILWMIISVALVVLVQRWVPKQKASALMDDVEAETLTEILPGKMGRVLYEGNSWQARCGDESLAIAPQQKVYVVGRKGNTLLIMPENLLHH, from the coding sequence ATGGCTTTCAGTCCTACAGTGCTTTGGTTACTGATAGGAGTTGGCTTTTGTTTAGTAGAGCTATTGGTACCCACTGCCTTTATCTCATCCGTGATGGGCGTGAGTGCGTTGATCGTTGCCCTCATTTCTCTAGTTTTGCCGCAACTCAGTTGGCAAATTATTCTCTGGATGATTATTTCTGTGGCCCTGGTCGTTTTGGTGCAACGCTGGGTTCCCAAACAGAAGGCATCCGCACTCATGGATGATGTCGAGGCTGAAACGCTCACCGAAATTCTGCCTGGAAAGATGGGGCGGGTACTCTACGAAGGCAACTCCTGGCAAGCGCGATGTGGCGATGAATCCTTAGCGATCGCACCTCAACAAAAGGTCTATGTGGTCGGTCGTAAAGGCAACACGCTGCTGATCATGCCCGAAAACTTACTGCATCACTAA
- a CDS encoding AAA family ATPase encodes MTDTSLPPFIQQMLEPGFYPHPVVEPIQLIQTHVSYVLLTGDYAYKAKKPVNFGFLDFDTLEKRCHFCEEEIRLNQRGAAELYLEILPLTQDGDRYQLGGSGDPVEYVIKMRQFPQETLFTNLFDRGELTAARLVELAQELASFHAKATSSDYIRSFGEVDQIRVAIDENYDQTLKYVGGPQTQQQLDETRNYTDRLFAEHKALFDSRIRNGWIRECHGDVHLRNICLWQDKVLLFDCIEFNEPFRFVDAMFDVAYIVMDLDARDRPDLSNVFLNAYVEQTGDWEGLQVLPFYLSRQSYVRAKVTSFLLDDPTVPEVEKQAAKETAERYYRLAWQYTQPQQGQLILMSGLSGAGKSTTARQVAGEISGIHIRSDAVRKHLGGIPLHQRGGADLYTLEMTQKTYDRLLKLGTTLASAGFPVLLDAKYDRQVLRAEAIAQAQAHQLPLKILYCTAPEEVLRDRLQQRTNDIADATADLLAQQQMESFTADEQAFVTNLDTTQDLASQLKQVLK; translated from the coding sequence ATGACAGACACTTCTCTTCCTCCCTTTATTCAACAGATGCTGGAGCCAGGATTTTATCCGCATCCTGTCGTAGAGCCGATCCAGCTGATTCAGACTCATGTTTCCTATGTGCTGCTGACGGGTGACTATGCCTATAAAGCCAAAAAACCCGTCAACTTTGGCTTTTTAGACTTCGATACCCTAGAAAAACGCTGCCATTTCTGCGAAGAAGAAATCCGCCTCAATCAACGGGGCGCGGCTGAACTGTATCTAGAGATTCTGCCATTGACCCAAGATGGCGATCGCTACCAACTAGGCGGCTCCGGCGATCCGGTTGAGTACGTGATTAAGATGCGGCAGTTTCCCCAAGAAACGCTATTTACTAATTTGTTCGATCGGGGCGAACTAACGGCTGCGCGTTTGGTGGAGCTAGCTCAGGAACTGGCAAGCTTTCACGCTAAGGCAACTAGCAGCGACTATATTCGGAGTTTTGGTGAGGTAGACCAGATCCGAGTGGCGATCGATGAAAACTATGACCAAACCCTGAAGTATGTGGGTGGGCCGCAGACTCAGCAGCAACTGGACGAAACCCGAAACTACACCGATCGCTTGTTTGCCGAGCACAAAGCTTTATTCGATAGCCGTATTCGCAACGGTTGGATTCGTGAGTGCCACGGTGATGTGCATTTGCGAAACATTTGTCTATGGCAAGACAAAGTTTTGCTGTTCGACTGTATTGAATTCAATGAGCCTTTTCGCTTCGTTGATGCCATGTTCGATGTGGCTTACATCGTCATGGATCTGGATGCCCGCGATCGCCCAGACTTGAGCAACGTTTTCTTGAACGCCTATGTGGAGCAAACTGGTGATTGGGAAGGATTGCAAGTTCTACCTTTCTATCTCAGTCGGCAATCTTATGTCCGTGCCAAAGTCACTTCATTCTTGCTGGACGACCCCACTGTACCTGAAGTTGAGAAGCAAGCCGCCAAAGAGACCGCAGAGCGCTACTACCGCTTGGCGTGGCAATATACCCAACCGCAGCAAGGACAGTTGATTTTGATGTCTGGGCTGTCTGGAGCGGGCAAGAGTACCACGGCTCGACAGGTGGCGGGTGAGATCAGTGGCATTCATATTCGCTCCGATGCGGTGCGGAAACATTTAGGTGGCATTCCGCTCCATCAGCGAGGGGGTGCGGATCTTTATACGCTGGAGATGACCCAGAAAACTTATGATCGCCTGCTCAAGCTCGGCACAACCTTAGCATCAGCAGGCTTCCCGGTCCTTTTGGACGCTAAATACGATCGCCAAGTGTTACGGGCCGAGGCGATCGCTCAAGCTCAAGCTCATCAATTGCCGCTGAAGATTCTCTATTGCACCGCTCCAGAAGAGGTGTTGCGCGATCGCTTGCAGCAACGCACTAATGACATTGCCGATGCTACGGCGGATTTGCTGGCTCAACAGCAGATGGAGTCATTTACGGCGGATGAGCAAGCTTTTGTGACGAACTTGGACACGACCCAAGATTTGGCATCTCAACTGAAGCAGGTTCTGAAGTAA
- a CDS encoding AI-2E family transporter, whose protein sequence is MTNSPNKVQRWLALGLPFPLIVLNAWVALRVFDYFEPLVTVFGLSVLLAFILNYPVRFLHQRGMGRNRAVFLTFLVALIMVIAVGVTLIPILLEQLSEVLRVLPSWIASGSTKLERLNQWLATRNLPLDLSHLATQLTDHFPDEVQALAEELLTLALDAVNSVSDVLLTTVLTFYLLLDGDRIWNGLFRRLPSRFGVPIQRSLQQNFQNYFLGQVTLAALVGTAMTLAFLALRLKFALLFGLGIGVMTLIPFGDVLSFTLVGLVIAAHDFWLGARTLGVAVVVDQVIDQAIAPRLLGSFTGLSPIWVIAVLVIGTKIGGLLGLLIAVPIASSIKSLLDISFKPAPEDNGREFEPSQLNPMQLAPSESDPCP, encoded by the coding sequence ATGACTAACTCCCCTAATAAAGTGCAGCGATGGCTGGCCTTGGGTTTGCCGTTTCCGTTGATTGTGCTCAACGCTTGGGTTGCTCTTCGGGTCTTCGATTATTTTGAGCCATTGGTCACGGTCTTTGGCCTCTCTGTTCTGTTAGCTTTCATCTTGAACTATCCGGTACGGTTTCTACACCAGCGCGGCATGGGACGCAATCGAGCCGTTTTCTTGACTTTTTTAGTCGCCCTCATCATGGTGATTGCGGTGGGGGTGACGCTGATTCCGATTTTGCTAGAGCAACTGAGTGAAGTGCTCAGAGTTTTGCCCAGTTGGATTGCTTCGGGCAGTACCAAGCTGGAGCGACTCAACCAATGGTTAGCCACGCGCAACTTACCGTTAGACCTGAGTCATTTAGCCACTCAACTTACCGATCACTTCCCCGACGAAGTCCAAGCTCTGGCTGAAGAATTGCTCACCTTAGCGTTAGATGCCGTCAACAGTGTTTCCGATGTGCTGCTGACGACTGTGTTGACGTTTTATCTGTTGTTGGACGGCGATCGCATCTGGAACGGTTTGTTTCGCCGCTTGCCCAGTCGCTTCGGGGTGCCAATTCAGCGATCGCTCCAACAAAACTTTCAAAACTATTTTCTGGGTCAAGTCACTCTCGCAGCCCTCGTCGGTACTGCCATGACCTTGGCTTTTTTAGCTTTGAGGCTGAAATTTGCCTTGCTGTTTGGCCTTGGTATTGGGGTCATGACCCTGATTCCTTTTGGGGATGTCTTGAGCTTTACTTTGGTAGGTCTAGTGATTGCGGCTCACGATTTTTGGTTGGGTGCCAGAACTTTGGGGGTGGCTGTGGTGGTGGATCAAGTGATTGACCAAGCGATCGCGCCTAGGCTGTTGGGCAGCTTTACAGGTCTGAGTCCGATCTGGGTAATTGCTGTTTTGGTCATTGGCACAAAAATTGGAGGGTTGTTAGGACTCCTGATTGCCGTCCCGATTGCCAGTTCAATCAAAAGTTTGTTGGATATTAGCTTCAAGCCTGCTCCTGAGGACAACGGTCGCGAATTTGAGCCTTCTCAGCTCAATCCCATGCAACTTGCGCCCTCGGAATCTGATCCTTGTCCGTAG